The DNA window ACGGTGCCCAGGCCGATGTCCAGCACGGCCGCGATATCTTCATAGGACATGTCTTCGATCTCCCGCAGCAGCAGGATTTCCCGGTGCTCGGTGGGCAGGCGTGCCAGTGCCCGCTCCAGCGCATGAAAGCGCTGCCGGGTTTCCAGCGCCGCATCGGGCGCGGGGGCCGGGTCGGGCAGGGAGGCCTCGTCGTCGTCTTCCAGCGCCACGAATTCGACCCGCTTGCCGCGCCGCAGCCAGTCAAAGGCCTGGTTGCGCGCGATCTGGAACAGCCAGGTCGTGAAGCGCGCCTCGGGGCGCCAGCGCTCCAGCGCTTCGTAGGCGTGGAGGAAGGTTTCCTGGGTCAGCTCCCGTGCGTCGTCCTGGGAGCGTGTGAGCCGCACCAGGAACCGGTAGATGCGGTCCTGGTAGCGCCCCACCAGCTCCGAGAACGCTGCGCGGTCGCCCCGCTGTGCGTGGGCGATGCAGTCGTCGTCATCGAGATGGCGAAAGGATCTCATGGTGCTTGCCAGTGTCAACGAACGGGACGCGCAAAAGTTCCATATTTTTGCGCGCAGCCGGGGTCATGAGACTACTGTGTACAGGCCGCCTCGCCCATGTGTCCCGGCCGTGTGGGCCTAGCCTAGGTTACCAACCGGAATCTGGCGAGCGCGCTGGGCAGCGGCTGCCTCGGTCCGAACCACCTCGCGATTGGTCCGGGAAGGGGTATCCATGCTTGGCGGGGCGGATTCGTTCTTGAAATGGGGTGCTGCCATCCGGGCTTCGGCCCGTACTGCGACCCTGTCGCGGTAGGGCGTGAAGCGTGCTTCGAAATCCAGGCCGTAGAGGTCACCCTGTGACGCGGCCGAGTGCCGGTCCATGGCATCCGGGCTGTGCGGGGGGGCGGCAAACGAAACCATTGGTGCCGCGATGGCGAGGGTCCAGATAAGGAAGCGGGGAGATCGCATGGTAATTTCCAAGAGTTGAAGGATGGGGACCGACGTAGGCCGACCCTTGTCTGATTCAACGGTCGGCCACAGGAGTTGTTCCCACTATTTTTTTCTGCATGCGACCACCCGGACTGTTTTGTCTGTTGGGCGGGGGATCAGCCGATGGTCATCAGGCTGGCATTGCCGCCGGCCGCCGCCGTGTTCACGCTGAGCGAGCGTTCCAGCACCAGACGCTCCAGCGGCACCTCCGTTCCGCCTGCGGGCTGAGCGGTCACACCCACGATGGGGCCGGGGCGCATGGCGATGGTGCGGCAGGCGGAGCGTAGCGCATCGCTGTCGCCGTGGTGCAGCACGGCATCAAACCACACGCCGTCGGCCTGCCACTGCGCCACCAGTGCCACGCGCTCCTGCAGCGCGGCGGGCAGGCGGGCATGCAGGTCGGTGTGCTGCACCGGCCACAGGGCCTGACCGCCGGTGGCGAGCACGCAGGCCAGCTGGGTCAGCAGATCGCCATCCTGGCTCGCCAGGCACAGCACGCGCTCGCGGGGCAGGATCTGGTAGCTGTTGGTCTCGCCGGTGGGGCCGGGCAGGGTGCGCAGCACCCCGCTGGGCGTGGTGGCGGCCAGGTGCTGGCAGGTGTGTTCCAGCGCTGTGTTCTTGTGGCTGCGTGCCCAGTCTTCCAGTAGCTGCAGGTTGGCGAGCAGGGGCTGGCGCTGCGCTTCGTTGCGCGGCCTCGCTGCGTCGTCTTGTGCCAATGTGGTGGCCAGTGCATCGGCGGGGTAGCGGGACAGCATGCGCAGAAGGTACATGGGGCCGCCCGCCTTGGGTCCTGTGCCTGAAAGACCTTCGCCGCCAAACGGCTGCACACCCACCACGGCGCCCACCATGTTGCGGTTTACATAAACGTTGCCTGCGCGGGCCTGGTCCACCACCTGGGCGATGGTTTCGTCGATGCGCGTGTGCACACCCAGTGTCAGGCCGTAGCCGGTGGCGTTGATCTGTTGCAGCAGGCGCGGCAGATCTTTGCGGGCGTAGCGCACCAGGTGCAGGACGGGACCGAACACTTCGCGTTCAAGTTCGACGATGCTGCTGATCTCGATCAGTGTCGGCGGTACAAAAGTGCCGTTTTCCGTCACGAACGTTGTGCGGGCCTGGTGCTGGAACACACGATGGCCCTTGTCCCGCAGCGCATCAATGTGCGCCAGGATGCCGCTGCGCGCCTGCGCGTCGATGACAGGGCCTACGTCGACCTTCAGGGCGTCGGGGTTGCCCAGGCGCAGCTCGCCCATGGCGCCTTGCAGCATGGCCACTACCCGATCGGCAGCGTCCTCTTGCACGCACAGCACGCGCAATGCGGAGCAGCGCTGGCCTGCGCTGTCAAAAGCGGAAGCCACGGCATCGCCCACCACCTGCTCCACCAGGGCCGAGGAATCGACAATCATGGCGTTCTGGCCACCCGTTTCGGCAATCAGCACCACGGGGTTGCCTGCGGTATCGAGCCGGCCCGCAATGCTGCGCTGCAAAATGCGCGCCACCTCGGTTGAACCGGTGAACACCACACCCATGATGCGATCGTCACCCACCAGGCGTGCGCCTACCGTCTCGCCCTGGCCGGGCAGCAGTTGCACGGCGGCACGGGGAATGCCGGCCTGCCACAGGGTGCGTATTGCCTGGGCCGCAATCAAAGGCGTCTGTTCTGCCGGTTTGGCCAGCACCGTGTTGCCTGCGGCCAGCGCTGCAGCCACCTGGCCCATGAAGATGGCTAACGGGAAATTCCAGGGGCTGATGCAGGCCACGGGGCCCAGTGGGATGTGGGTCGTATTGTCAAAGCTGTGCTGCACCCGGGCGCCGTAGTAGCGCAGGAAGTCCACCGCTTCGCGTACTTCGGCAATGGCGTTGGTGCAGGTCTTTCCGGCCTCGCGCATCAGCAGGCCCAGCAGTGCTGGCGTTTGCTGCTCCAGCAAGTCTGCCGCGCGTGCCAGGGTGGCCGCGCGCTCTGCGGGCGGCGTGGCGGCCCATTGCGGTGCGGCTTGGTGGGCCCAGGCCACGGCATGGTCCACATCGCTTTCGGTAGCCTCGCACACCTGGCCCACCACGTCGCGGTGGTCGGCCGGGTTACGCACCGGCACGGCAAGGGCGGGCGCTACGTCTTGCGCCAGCAGAGGGCCTGCCTGCCAGGGCTGGCGGGCACTGTCTTGCAGGGCGGGGGCCAGGCGGGCAAGTTCGTGTTCACTGGACAGGTCCAGCCCCCGGGAATTGGGGCGTTCAGTGCCGTAGAGCTGCGGGGGTAGTGGAATACGTGGGTGGGGCAGGCCTGAAGCGCCTTCTGCTGCAGCCGCTTGCTGTACTGTCACGACGGGGTTGCGCACCAGTTCGTCCAATGCGATGGAATGATCCGCAATGCGGTTCACGAACGACGTGTTGGCGCCGTTTTCCAGCAAGCGGCGCACCAGATAGGCGAGCAGAGTTTCGTGCGTGCCCACGGGCGCGTAAATGCGGCAGGGGCGCCCGAGTTTGCCGACCGTGACGGCGCCTACCACCTGCTCGTACAGCGGTTCGCCCATGCCGTGCAGGCACTGGAACTCATACTGGCCGGCATAGTAGTTGTTGCCGGCCAGGTGGTAGATGGCGGCCAGCGTCTGCGCATTGTGCGTGGCAAATTGCGGGTAAATGGCCTCAGGCGCGGCCAGCAGCTTGCGCGCGCAGGCAAGGTAAGACACATCGGTGTGCGTCTTGCGCGTGTAGACCGGGTAGTCGTCCAGGCCATCGACCTGGGCGCGCTTGATCTCACTGTCCCAGTACGCACCCTTGACCAGCCGAACCATCAGGCGCCGTTGTGTGCGCCGGGCCAGGTCGATCACAAAATCGATCACGCGCGGGCAGCGCTTCTGGTAGGCCTGGATGACGAAGCCGATGCCGTTCCAGCCCTGCAGGCTGGGGGCATGGCACAGGCGTTCGAGTAGATCGAGCGAAATGTCGAGCCGGTCGGCTTCTTCGGCATCGATATTCAAGCCGATGTCGTACTGGCGCGCCAGTTCGGTCAGGCGCAGCACGCGCGGGTAGAGCTCATTCATCACGCGCTCCCACTGTGCGCGGCTGTAGCGCGGGTGCAAAGCCGAGAGCTTGATCGAGATGCCGGGGCCTTCATAAATGCCCCGACCGTTGGACGCCTTGCCGATGGCGTGGATGGCCTGCTCATACGAGGCGTAATAGCGCAGCGCATCCTCGCTGGTGAGTGCGGCCTCGCCCAGCATGTCGTAGGAATAGCGGAAACCTTCGCTCTCCATCTTGCGCGCATTGGCCAGTGCTCCGCCAATGGTCTCGCCCGTGACGAACTGCTCGCCCATCATACGCATGGCCATGTCGACGCCCTTGCGGATCAGCGGCTCGCCGCCCTTGGCCGTCAGGCGGCCGAGCGAGGCCGACAGGCTGCCCTCGTTGTGCGTGGAGACCAGCTTGCCGGTCAGTAGCAAGCCCCAGGTGGCGGCGTTGACGAACAGCGAGGGGCTTTTGCCCAGGTGCTGCTCCCATTGGCCGTTGCTGATCTTGTCGCGGATCAGCGCATCGCGCGTGGCCTTGTCCGGGATGCGCAGCAACGCTTCGGCCAGGCACATCAGCGCAACGCCCTCGTGCGACGACAGGGCAAATTCCTGCAATAGCCCCTGCACGATGCCTGCCCGGCCTGCCGAGCTTTTGCGCTGGCGCAGTGTGCCGGCAATGCGCAAGGCCAGTGCCTGGGCGGCGGCGTCCAGGTCCGGCGGCAGTTGAGCTTGCTCCAGCAAAGGGGCCAGTGCCTCGGGCTCTGGCGTGCGGTAGGCCGCTGTAATGGCCTCGCGCAACGGACCTTGATCTGCAGGGCGTGGAGCAAAGGCGGCGAAGGGCAGGGCAGGGGCGGCAGGCGCGTGGAGGGGCTGGTTCATGGCGATGGTTTCGTGCAAGAAGAGAGTGATCCCGATACAGCGAGATCATCATCGGTGGGGCGCAAAATTAATGGTCAAATATCGCCGAACAAACAAAACAATTCACTATTCATGAGCGACTTTGGGGCCGATCTGGACCGTATCGACCGAAAAATTCTTGCAATCCTGCAGGATGACGGACGCATCGCCAACCTCAAGCTGGCTGAAAGCGTGGCCTTGTCGCCCACTGCCGTGCTCGCACGGGTGCAGCGGCTCACACGCGACGGCTTCATCGTGGGCTATGAAGCACGGCTCAACCCGCTCAAGCTGGGGGCTGGCATGCTGGTGTTTGTCGAGGTTTTGCTCGACCGCACCACGCCCAATGTGTTCGACCAGTTCAAGGCCGCGGTGCAGGTGCGCCCCGAAATCATGGAGTGCCACATGGTCGCTGGGGGCTTTGATTACCTGCTCAAAACCCGTACCGCCGACATGAATGCCTACCGCGAGTTTGCCGGTGCCGTTTTGTGGCAACTGCCGGGGGTGCGCGAGACACGCACCTATGCCGTGATGGAAGAGGTCAAGCACAGCACCCGTCTGCCACTGGACTGAATCCATGCTTTTGAACAGCGGTGCCTGCCTGCATAATGGCCCGCAAAGAACCCCAGAGAACCCCAGAGAAGGAGAAAAACCCAATGCGCATGCTCTCTATGGCCGCCGCTGTCCTGGCGGCTGGCCTGTTCAGCCAAGGCGCCTTTGCCGCCTGCTATGTTGTGTATGGCCCTGACAAAAGCGTGGTGTACCGCGCGCCCGAGCCACCGGTGGATTTGTCCCGTCCCCTGCACGAGACCTTGGCCGAGGTGCTTCCTGGCGGCACTCTGGTGTTTTCGCTCGAAGACTATGGATGCGATGTGGAAGTGCACAAGCTGCCCGTGGCGCGACAGGCCGGGCAGGAAAAATCCCGCTGAGCCCGCCTTGGGGTCGGCGGCGGCCGCGCTGAGGCTCTGAGACAATCAGAGCATGAGTGAACCGACAGAAAAACAGCCCTCCCCCACGCCCGATTGGCTGGAGATTGAATCCCTGGACCTTGAAGCCCAGGGCGTGGCCCACAAGAGTGATGGCAAGGTGGTCTTCGTGGAAGGAGCCTTGCCGTTCGAGCGGGTAAGCGCCAGCACCTACCGCAAGAAGAACAACTGGGAACAGGCCCACCTGACAGCGATTCACCGCGAATCACCGCAGCGCGTGCAGCCGGGATGCCCGCATTTCGGCCTGCATTCTGGCGCCTGCGGCGGCTGCAAGATGCAACACCTGCATGTGGGCGCCCAGGTGGCCGTCAAACAGCGGGTGCTGGAAGACAACCTGTGGCACCTGGGCAAGGTCAAGCCTGAAATGCTGCTGCGCCCCATCGAGGGGCCTACTTGGGGCTACCGCTACCGGGCGCGCTTGTCGGTGCGCTACGTGATCAAAAAAGGGATCGTGCTGGTGGGTTTTCACGAGCGTAAGAGCCGCTATGTGGCCGACATGGAAGTTTGCCCGGTGCTGCCGCCGCATGTCAGTGCCCTGCTCATGCCGCTGCGCGCACTCATCACTTCGCTCGATGCGCGTGACACCTGCCCGCAAATCGAACTGGCCTGTGGCGACACCGTGACGGCGCTGGTGCTACGCCACATGGAGCCGCTGAGCGGCGAGGATCTGGTGCGCCTGCGCAGTTTTGCTGCCGAGCAGAACGTGCAATGGTGGTTGCAGTCCAAAGGCCCCGAAACAGTGCGCCTGCTTGATGAAGGCGGCGAGCAACTGGCCTATGCGCTGCCCGAGTTCGGTATCACCATGCCCTTCAAGCCCACCGATTTCACCCAGGTCAACCCGCATATCAACCGCGTTTTGGTCTCGCGCGCCCTGCGCCTGCTCGATGTGCAGCCGCACGAGCGCGTGATCGACTGGTTCTGCGGTTTGGGCAACTTCACCTTGCCTTTGGCCACCCAGGCCCGCGAGGTGCTGGGCATCGAGGGCAGTGAGACTCTGGTGGCGCGGTCCCGCGAGAATTATGATAGAAATTCGGCCCTAAGGCAGGAAGGTAATGCGCTGGCAGCTACTAATTTTGTAGCGCGCAATCTGTTTGAGATGACGCCTGAAATGCTGGTGCAGGATGGGGTGGCGGACAAATGGCTGGTTGATCCTCCGCGCGATGGCGCTTTTGCGCTGGCCCAGGCCCTGGCCGCCATCGAGCAGGCACGCCGCGGAGTCGAGGGTGCTGCGCCGCTGCCTGCGGGGGCTGAACACTGGACACCTCCGAAGCGTATCGTCTATGTGAGTTGCAACCCCGCCACGCTGGCGCGCGATGCCGGGTTGCTGGTGCATCTGGCGGGTTACCGCTGCACGGCAGCGGGCATGGTCAACATGTTTCCGCACACGGCCCATGTGGAGAGCATGGCGGTGTTCGAGCGGGATGCCGACTGAGCGGTCAGGACTTTTTCTCTGCAGGTTCCGTTTCGATGTCGCTCGCAGGTTTCGCGGCGCCGGGTGCCTTGCCCATGACCGAGGGCGAGCCCTCGATCTTGTTTTCGCGCATGTACAGATCCATGTCTTTCCAGCCGTTGAAGACCGCGGCCTTGCTGGCTTTGGGGTTGAGCGCGTAGCAGTCCTCCAGGCCGCGCAGCGCATGGCGGCAGGCGCCGCCGATGGCCTTGGCCTCCTCCTCGCGCTGAGCGATGCGGGGGTCGGGGCCCAGCCCGGGAATATCACAGCCCGAGAGCAGTGACACCACGGTTGCGGCCAGAAGAATGCGGCGGGGCATGGCAGATTTTTGAGGGAACATCTTTCTCCATTATCGGCAACCCGGCGCCAGGGTTGAGGCATGCTGCGGGTATATGCCCAGCAAAAAGGCTCCCGAGGGAGCCTTTGCGAGGATGGTTGGGTGCGGTATCAGTCGCGCTCGCCGCCCATGATGCCCAGCAGAGCGAGCAGGCTCTGGAACACGTTGAACAGGTCCAGGTACAGGGCCAGCGTGGCGCTGATGTAGTTGGTCTCGCCACCGTCCAGGATGCGTTTGAGGTCGTACAGCATGTAGGCGCTGAAAATACCAATGGCCGCCACCGAGATGGCCATCATGCCGGCCGACGAGCCGACAAACACGTTGACCATCGCGCCCACCATGAGCACCAGGGCGCCCACGAACAGCCATTTGCCCATGCCCGAGAGGTCACGCTTGATGACGCTGGCCAGGCTGGCCATGACAAAGAAAACACCGGCCGTGCCGGCAAACGCCGTCATGATGAGCTCGGTGCCATTCGAGAAGCCCAGCACCATGCCGATCAGGCGCGACAGCATCAAGCCCATGAAGAAGGTAAAGCCCAGCAGCACGGGGACACCGGCGGCAGAGTTCTTGGTTTTCTCGATGGCGAACATGAAGCCGAAGGCGCCGCCCATGAAGACAATCAGGCCCACGCCGCCGCGCAGCGACTGGGTGATGCCCGTGGCCACGCCCAGCCATGCCCCCAAGACGGTGGGCAGCAGGCTCAGCGCCAGCAGCCAGTAGGTATTGCGCATCACCTTGTGGCGCTGCTCCTGCGAAATGCCGTAGCCATAGTCCGCAGAGGGGAGGGTGGTGACCCGATCGTTCATCGTTTCTCTCCTGAGTGACCTGCACAGCGCAGGCCGCATGATTGTAGATGGTGATGCATACAGCCATTTGCAATGGCGGGCACTACCTCGTTTTGGGTCAGGATTCTTTTGCCCTGCAAGCCAATGACGGATGTGTGACCCCGCGCTATCCTTTCGGTTCCATCACCCAGGCCCACGGGCCACTGAACAACGGCCCACAAGGCCGCATACCGCATGAAGACCACCTTTGAACTTGAACTGGCCGACGTCAAGAAAATTGCCGCCGCTGCCGAAGCCGAAGCCCTGAAAAACCAGTGGGCCGTAACCATTGCCATCGTCGATGCCGGCGGCCACCTGCTCTCACTGCAGCGGCTGGACGGCGCGGCGGCCATTTCTGCCCACATCGCGCCTTCCAAGGCCCGCACGGCAGCCCTGGGGCGCCGCGAGAGCAAGGTGTATGAAGACATCGTCAATGGCGGGCGCACGTCTTTCCTGAGCGCTCCAACGATCGATGGTTTGCTGGAAGGTGGCGTGCCGATCCTCAAGGACGGGCAGTGCCTGGGCGCCGTGGGCGTGAGCGGCGTCAAATCGACTGAAGACGCTCAGATTGCCAAGGCCGGGATTGCTGCGCTCGGGTTGTAATCGATATTTTGCTATGGAATAAAGAGCTGCTAGCGCTTAATGGAAGGGCGTTACAGCCACTTTTCATTAAAAAACCGGCCAATGGCCGGTTTTTTGCTGGATCGGTGGAAAAAAAGCCTGGCTACGCGGGAGTACCGTTGGCTGGCAAAAACGACTCTCACGGACTGGACTGTCAGTCCGGGAGTCGCCCCACGATGATCGTTGCGCCCTGCACGCGGGTTGCTGTGGCAGGCGCGCTGAAATTCATTTGGTCAGAATCAGCTTGCCCAGGCGCGTGGCCTGCAAGCGGTAGAGAGCGCCGTTGTGGTGGATGGTGACTGCCTTCTGGCCTTGCAGCAGGGCATGGCTTTCTACCGCTGGCAGATGGTCTTCACGGGGCACTGCGGCAGGGGAGGCTGCGGGCGGGGTCTGGCTGAACAGGACGGGAAGGTGCAGGGTGGTGGCGTGCATGGAACAAAAAGCTGTGCTGTGCGATGCAGGTAATGATAACCATTCTCAACAAACTGTCCAGCACATTTTGAAGTTTTTTATTCTTGGGGATCGGTCACGAAACCAATCTTGCGCACGCCCGCGCGCTGGGCGGCGGCCAGAGCCTGGGCCACGCGTTCGTAACGCACTTCGCGGTCGCCGCGGATGTGCAGGTCGGGCTGCGGCTCGCGGGCGCCTTCGGCTTGCAGGCGGGTGGCCAGTTCGGCATCGTCAATGGTCTGGCCGTTCCAGTAGTAGGTGCCATCGGCCGCTACGCTCAAGCGCACCGTCTCGGGCTTGAGTTCTTCGGCCGTGTTGGTTGCGCGTGGAAGATCGACATTCACCGAATGCTTCATCACCGGTACGGTGATGATGAAGATGATGAGCAGCACCAGCATGACGTCCACCAGCGGCGTCATGTTGATCTCGTTCATCACCTCGTCGGCTTCGTCCTGGGTACCAAAGGCCATGGTCAGGCGCCTTTCTTGAGCGGGCGCACGTTGCCGCTGTCGCCCTGGGCATTCACCCGGGCGCCGGTCACAAAGTAGGCGTGCAGGTCATGGGCAAAGCTGTTGAGGCGCATGAGTATGTGCTTGTTGCCGCGCACCAGGGCGTTGTAGCCCAGCACGGCTGGAATGGCCACCGCCAGGCCCAGCGCCGTCATGATCAGGGCCTCGCCAATGGGGCCTGCCACCTTGTCGATGGTGGATTGGCCCGAGGTGCCAATGGCCAGCAGCGCGTGGTAGATGCCCCAGACCGTGCCGAACAAGCCGACGAAAGGCGCCGTGGAGCCGACCGAGGCGAGGATCGCCAGGCCCGATTGCAGGCGGGCGGTAAAACCGTCGATGCAGTTGCGCAGGCTGCCCGTAATCCAGTCGCTGATGTCCAGGCTCTCATGCAACTGGCCCTTGGTGTTGCGGTGGTGCGCCGTGGCTTCGCGCCCTTCCATGGCGAGCTGGCGGAAGGGGTTGGAGGGGTCGCTGCCCAGCCGGGTCAGCCCGGCGGCAAAGTCTTCGCTGTGCCAGAAGGTTTGCACCGCGCTGGCGTGCTTCTTGTATTTGACGATGTCCAGCGCCTTTACCAGGATGACGATCCACGAGGCCAGTGACATGCCCAGCAGCAGCACGGCGACAGCCCGGGTGACGAAGTCGCCCTGGGTCCAGACGTTGGCAAGGCCGAATTGCGATTCCATGAGAACTCCTGAAAATTATTCGAGAACAAAATTGATGGGCACCTGGTACCACATGGCTTCGGCCACGCCGTTGCGCTTGCCGGGCACGAAGCGCCAGCGCCTGACGGTGTCCTGGGCCTGGCGGTCGAGGCGGTCGAAACCGCTGGATTTCTGGACCTCCACCTTTTGCGGCAGACCATCGGTACCAATGAGTACGCGCAGCATGACCTTGCCCTGTTCGCCCATGCGTTTGCTGATGGCCGGGTAGCTGGGCGCCGGGTTCTGCAGGTAGGCGGCGTTGCTCGATGGCAGTTCGATGCGCGCGGGGGCCGGTGGGGCAGGGGGCGCCGGTGGTGCCGCCACTTCCACAGGCGCCTCGATGGGCGGCGCGGGTGGCTGTGGTGTCGTCACGCCCAGGGGGGCGTTGGGCGCAGGCGTGGGGTCGGGCACCGCCATGGGCATGGGGGCTGGGCGGGGCTTTTGAATTTTGGGCGCGGGCTGCACCGGCGGGGGCGCGGGGGGCGGGGGCGGTGCCACCTTGGGCGCGGGCGGGGTGATGAACTCGCTCAACAACTCGACGGGAACGACCACTTCCACGGCGCGGCGCAGCAGGCCGGTTTGCAGGGCCCACAGGCCAGCCACATGCAGCAATACCACGCCGATGGCGATGACAGCGGTGCGACTCAGCCCTCCGGGTTGCTCGAATCGATCGTAGGTTGACATAAAAAATGA is part of the Simplicispira sp. 125 genome and encodes:
- a CDS encoding sigma-70 family RNA polymerase sigma factor, which translates into the protein MRSFRHLDDDDCIAHAQRGDRAAFSELVGRYQDRIYRFLVRLTRSQDDARELTQETFLHAYEALERWRPEARFTTWLFQIARNQAFDWLRRGKRVEFVALEDDDEASLPDPAPAPDAALETRQRFHALERALARLPTEHREILLLREIEDMSYEDIAAVLDIGLGTVKSRIARARAGLLEKMPR
- a CDS encoding DUF4148 domain-containing protein, with amino-acid sequence MVSFAAPPHSPDAMDRHSAASQGDLYGLDFEARFTPYRDRVAVRAEARMAAPHFKNESAPPSMDTPSRTNREVVRTEAAAAQRARQIPVGNLG
- the putA gene encoding trifunctional transcriptional regulator/proline dehydrogenase/L-glutamate gamma-semialdehyde dehydrogenase, which translates into the protein MNQPLHAPAAPALPFAAFAPRPADQGPLREAITAAYRTPEPEALAPLLEQAQLPPDLDAAAQALALRIAGTLRQRKSSAGRAGIVQGLLQEFALSSHEGVALMCLAEALLRIPDKATRDALIRDKISNGQWEQHLGKSPSLFVNAATWGLLLTGKLVSTHNEGSLSASLGRLTAKGGEPLIRKGVDMAMRMMGEQFVTGETIGGALANARKMESEGFRYSYDMLGEAALTSEDALRYYASYEQAIHAIGKASNGRGIYEGPGISIKLSALHPRYSRAQWERVMNELYPRVLRLTELARQYDIGLNIDAEEADRLDISLDLLERLCHAPSLQGWNGIGFVIQAYQKRCPRVIDFVIDLARRTQRRLMVRLVKGAYWDSEIKRAQVDGLDDYPVYTRKTHTDVSYLACARKLLAAPEAIYPQFATHNAQTLAAIYHLAGNNYYAGQYEFQCLHGMGEPLYEQVVGAVTVGKLGRPCRIYAPVGTHETLLAYLVRRLLENGANTSFVNRIADHSIALDELVRNPVVTVQQAAAAEGASGLPHPRIPLPPQLYGTERPNSRGLDLSSEHELARLAPALQDSARQPWQAGPLLAQDVAPALAVPVRNPADHRDVVGQVCEATESDVDHAVAWAHQAAPQWAATPPAERAATLARAADLLEQQTPALLGLLMREAGKTCTNAIAEVREAVDFLRYYGARVQHSFDNTTHIPLGPVACISPWNFPLAIFMGQVAAALAAGNTVLAKPAEQTPLIAAQAIRTLWQAGIPRAAVQLLPGQGETVGARLVGDDRIMGVVFTGSTEVARILQRSIAGRLDTAGNPVVLIAETGGQNAMIVDSSALVEQVVGDAVASAFDSAGQRCSALRVLCVQEDAADRVVAMLQGAMGELRLGNPDALKVDVGPVIDAQARSGILAHIDALRDKGHRVFQHQARTTFVTENGTFVPPTLIEISSIVELEREVFGPVLHLVRYARKDLPRLLQQINATGYGLTLGVHTRIDETIAQVVDQARAGNVYVNRNMVGAVVGVQPFGGEGLSGTGPKAGGPMYLLRMLSRYPADALATTLAQDDAARPRNEAQRQPLLANLQLLEDWARSHKNTALEHTCQHLAATTPSGVLRTLPGPTGETNSYQILPRERVLCLASQDGDLLTQLACVLATGGQALWPVQHTDLHARLPAALQERVALVAQWQADGVWFDAVLHHGDSDALRSACRTIAMRPGPIVGVTAQPAGGTEVPLERLVLERSLSVNTAAAGGNASLMTIG
- a CDS encoding Lrp/AsnC ligand binding domain-containing protein, with translation MSDFGADLDRIDRKILAILQDDGRIANLKLAESVALSPTAVLARVQRLTRDGFIVGYEARLNPLKLGAGMLVFVEVLLDRTTPNVFDQFKAAVQVRPEIMECHMVAGGFDYLLKTRTADMNAYREFAGAVLWQLPGVRETRTYAVMEEVKHSTRLPLD
- the rlmD gene encoding 23S rRNA (uracil(1939)-C(5))-methyltransferase RlmD is translated as MSEPTEKQPSPTPDWLEIESLDLEAQGVAHKSDGKVVFVEGALPFERVSASTYRKKNNWEQAHLTAIHRESPQRVQPGCPHFGLHSGACGGCKMQHLHVGAQVAVKQRVLEDNLWHLGKVKPEMLLRPIEGPTWGYRYRARLSVRYVIKKGIVLVGFHERKSRYVADMEVCPVLPPHVSALLMPLRALITSLDARDTCPQIELACGDTVTALVLRHMEPLSGEDLVRLRSFAAEQNVQWWLQSKGPETVRLLDEGGEQLAYALPEFGITMPFKPTDFTQVNPHINRVLVSRALRLLDVQPHERVIDWFCGLGNFTLPLATQAREVLGIEGSETLVARSRENYDRNSALRQEGNALAATNFVARNLFEMTPEMLVQDGVADKWLVDPPRDGAFALAQALAAIEQARRGVEGAAPLPAGAEHWTPPKRIVYVSCNPATLARDAGLLVHLAGYRCTAAGMVNMFPHTAHVESMAVFERDAD
- a CDS encoding Bax inhibitor-1/YccA family protein; the encoded protein is MNDRVTTLPSADYGYGISQEQRHKVMRNTYWLLALSLLPTVLGAWLGVATGITQSLRGGVGLIVFMGGAFGFMFAIEKTKNSAAGVPVLLGFTFFMGLMLSRLIGMVLGFSNGTELIMTAFAGTAGVFFVMASLASVIKRDLSGMGKWLFVGALVLMVGAMVNVFVGSSAGMMAISVAAIGIFSAYMLYDLKRILDGGETNYISATLALYLDLFNVFQSLLALLGIMGGERD
- a CDS encoding heme-binding protein — protein: MKTTFELELADVKKIAAAAEAEALKNQWAVTIAIVDAGGHLLSLQRLDGAAAISAHIAPSKARTAALGRRESKVYEDIVNGGRTSFLSAPTIDGLLEGGVPILKDGQCLGAVGVSGVKSTEDAQIAKAGIAALGL
- a CDS encoding hemin uptake protein HemP; the protein is MHATTLHLPVLFSQTPPAASPAAVPREDHLPAVESHALLQGQKAVTIHHNGALYRLQATRLGKLILTK
- a CDS encoding biopolymer transporter ExbD, whose translation is MAFGTQDEADEVMNEINMTPLVDVMLVLLIIFIITVPVMKHSVNVDLPRATNTAEELKPETVRLSVAADGTYYWNGQTIDDAELATRLQAEGAREPQPDLHIRGDREVRYERVAQALAAAQRAGVRKIGFVTDPQE
- a CDS encoding MotA/TolQ/ExbB proton channel family protein, yielding MESQFGLANVWTQGDFVTRAVAVLLLGMSLASWIVILVKALDIVKYKKHASAVQTFWHSEDFAAGLTRLGSDPSNPFRQLAMEGREATAHHRNTKGQLHESLDISDWITGSLRNCIDGFTARLQSGLAILASVGSTAPFVGLFGTVWGIYHALLAIGTSGQSTIDKVAGPIGEALIMTALGLAVAIPAVLGYNALVRGNKHILMRLNSFAHDLHAYFVTGARVNAQGDSGNVRPLKKGA
- a CDS encoding energy transducer TonB gives rise to the protein MSTYDRFEQPGGLSRTAVIAIGVVLLHVAGLWALQTGLLRRAVEVVVPVELLSEFITPPAPKVAPPPPPAPPPVQPAPKIQKPRPAPMPMAVPDPTPAPNAPLGVTTPQPPAPPIEAPVEVAAPPAPPAPPAPARIELPSSNAAYLQNPAPSYPAISKRMGEQGKVMLRVLIGTDGLPQKVEVQKSSGFDRLDRQAQDTVRRWRFVPGKRNGVAEAMWYQVPINFVLE